From the genome of Tenrec ecaudatus isolate mTenEca1 chromosome 1, mTenEca1.hap1, whole genome shotgun sequence:
tttgcttatggacctgtttttgtctttagtgatcaggaaagtgaacatcacagaatgctgggttattagaacaaagtgttcttgcactgagggaggacttgtagaggcccaatgtctgtctgctatcttaatatttgacatataatatatgtacatagatctatgtccctatcattatatacatctatacatatatttacatatgtatttgcctatatttatacttttataaatgtccttggcctcctagttcttttttttttttttaagactgaaGGACTAGTTTTATTATGTACAAAAACCAGCCATGCACAAGCTAGCCCAGCTTGGTGGCGAGTTCTTTGGCCTTGGCCTTTTCTAGCTTGGCGATTTGGGCCACTGATTTGGGGCCCAGCACATTGCCACCCCAGTGGCGGCGGATCTCGTCAAACCTGTCATTATAGTTGGTCCTGATGGCCTCCACCAGCTTAGCCAAGGCTCCTTTGTCTTCCGAGTTCACCTGTGTGAAGGCAACGGTGGTGCAGGTCTTCCTGTGCCCCAGCCGGGCCTTGCTCTTGATGATGCAGTAGGGGACTCCCATTTTACGGCACAGGGCTGGCAGGAAGACCACCAGCTCAATGGGGTCCACATCATGCGCGATCACCACCAGCTGAGCCTTCTTGTTCTCCACCAGCGTGGTGACGGTGTTGACCCCCGCTCGCAGGACAGGCGGCCTCTTGGTGGGCACGTCCCCTTTGCCGGCAGCCTTCTTCTCGGCCCGGGCCAGCAGCCGCTGCTTCTTCTCCTGCTTCGTCTCCGGCCGGTACTTGTGGGCCAGCTTCAGCAGCTGGGTGGCTGTCTGCCGGTCCAAGGCCTGGGTGAACTGGTTGATGGCGGGCGGCACCTTAAGCCGCTTGTACAGGATGGCGTGCTGGCGCTGCAGCCGGATGTAGTGCGGCCACCGGACGAAGCGGGTGAGGTCCCTCTTGGGCTGGATGTCCTGGCCGATGCCGAAGTTCTTGGGCCGCTTCTCAAACAGGGGGTTCACCACCTTCTTGGCCTCCTGCTTCTTCACCACGGCCGGCGCTGGGGCCACCTTCTTGCCCT
Proteins encoded in this window:
- the LOC142424047 gene encoding large ribosomal subunit protein eL8-like, which translates into the protein MVSVTKLRGQELKQPALSPAAEPPCPLPPQTSPGEEVKDDPGGSPKGKKAKGKKVAPAPAVVKKQEAKKVVNPLFEKRPKNFGIGQDIQPKRDLTRFVRWPHYIRLQRQHAILYKRLKVPPAINQFTQALDRQTATQLLKLAHKYRPETKQEKKQRLLARAEKKAAGKGDVPTKRPPVLRAGVNTVTTLVENKKAQLVVIAHDVDPIELVVFLPALCRKMGVPYCIIKSKARLGHRKTCTTVAFTQVNSEDKGALAKLVEAIRTNYNDRFDEIRRHWGGNVLGPKSVAQIAKLEKAKAKELATKLG